AAACTGAAAAAAACCAGAATATAGAAAAAATTGGCATGATTAcataaatttcccaaaaatatatCTTCACAGCATACTAGTAGTAGGACTGTTATCGAATGTCTATCTGACATACGTACGTGATATCCTGAATATGTATATGTtgattacataaatatgtataaatataagcATAAATATGCTATTTGTGTATACTTCCCAGAGGATCATAATTACAAATGACTACTTATGGATCGGAAGGATTTACTTTATCAGTTACGCTAAAGTTCGCTCGGAGACGATGTGCATTACCACTACGAGGTCTAAATGTAAGTTGAAGCATCTAACTTGCAAAAGTATCTATTTCCCTATTTTTACAGAATATCTAAGGCATTTTTACATATAGCTTTAGTAAAGGAGAAGAAAACCTTTAGTAATTATATCACTGGAATACTCTTATATTCATGAGGAATTCAATCACAAACCAGGAAAGTGTAGTTGAAAACAGTTACAGTAGATACAACCACTTTAAGAATAAACGCGCTACTATATCTAATGCATTTTCCACCCTCTTAGCCTTGAGTTCTTGCCACTTCATAAGGGAATATCATACAAAAGTTTCACAAACGAGCCTGATAGTGATGATTAAAGAATTGCACTGATAATTATTTTACAGGAGCGAATGAATTTGTAATGGAGAATAAATTGatctagaaatataattttgtcattttacctggaattataataatattaaagtacttaagtaaataaaaagtgaTAAAGCCGTTTTcgatgtttataaatataatacttttttacgtACATACAATGTTTGGAAATGTGTgttcatttattttaagtattcttACATGTTGAGAggtttaattatttccaaattttaaatattcattcttaTTACGCTCTACAAATTATTCTGTACATAGCAGTTTTGTGCAATTATATGGtttaaatcaattgtaaaataattttaaacattagagATTATGTACTATAGTTTAATAAACAGTGCTGTGTATATTTAACAGCAATTTGAAAGCTGCAAATTATTGGAACACAAAGTCACATCCCTTCTTGTCTGGAATTTCAATCAAGAGAGAGAGAGTTCGAGAATATAAATCAGCAGCTTTTACTATCTCGAGCTGAATAGTTTAcgaatttttttagaaaattagttGCTGGAATGATAAAATAACAGATAGAAATATAGCCTTATATTGAACTAAAAGTGGAGCTTAATATTTGAATAGAgtaattttttatgcatttatatactgtttaaataaacactCATTCACATGTTGCATTTCACATTATATTAGtagtaattaatacaaatttacttgCATTAACTTCGAGCTCTTAAATCTTCTAAATTATGcatcttaatatttattacattgtataatgttttctttatttgatGAGAGTTtcattaaagaaaacaaaacagtaGTTTTCAAATGGTAAAAGTGAGTTTACTGGCCAAGGTtaaacctttataaaaaaatcctGAAACACTAGGAAAGTtttaattggtatttttaaagtttatgaatGAATCTGTACGTCATTGTGGGTCACTTTTcttttataacttgtttattgtgtttactcttctatttatttaattactttacaaCTTTACTACAAAATAATAGTGAAAACCCGGAGTTAAAAATTACGAAAACCAAACGTAAATCAAGTTAAATAATTCGTCTTAATGTAGACTACACAGATTTTAATGAACACatcaaattgaatatttatgCTATTCGTTAGTTTCTCAGCAAATATGCCAGTGATATTTCCAACTCTACCCACACCCAGCAGCATGCCCTGTATTGTACATTGTACTACGCCAGTTATGTGctatttaaagtatgttatttGATGTAGCATTCCATGAAGCAACTAATAAAAATTTCTGTATGTATAACCTTATTAAAACAAACCTATAGATATATGGCCTTTCCATTTTTCTAGTTTTAACTTATACTAAAAGAAGTATCACCTGTTTAATTGTGTACTATTCTTCAATAAAAACTGGATATTTTTATGAGTAACTACTGACAATGTACCCAAAACATTTGACGTTTACATTAAGATCTTTGTAATGTAGCTCACAATAAAATTATACGGCCTCGATAAATTTGTGACTATTCgtattgaaataaatactattatttttccatcattgtttttgataaattctgtattttatttcacaaatttacattaacataatgtacatttttaactaaactaGTAACATTATGTTGAATGTGGTACGTAATCGGTATTTACTTTCATTGATATTCCCGGTGTTTAACAAACTCTCTAAATTGAAACTAACTCAATTACGAAACTGGGTATCaagtcaataaaataatttgtaaaagagCACACTCATTTCCTCTAACCCAAAATCTGTTACAAGGAGCGTTGTTGTTATATTGGTTCATGAAAACTAATATTAGCTGATCTTGCAACTGAATGAGCaaacagaatatttattatatgcaatGAATTTTCACGAGCTAACAGTCAAAATGGTGGAATTTTATATATGCATGTATTCTCAAGCGTAACTTAGTATTAAAGTTAGcttattaatgtttgtaaaagaTATGATTACAATGAAAGTATTTTAACACCTCACTAACTTTCAGATAGGATAATTCACAACACACGgtgatatatttaatgaaaaactcTACAAAATATAACCATATAATATAGTATACGTACATGAACAATTAAAGAGATAAGTTATTCATGCAAGCCTATTTAAAATGTTAGCTAGAAAATAATAGCTTATATATACGACTAAAAACTAGTAGTGTACAAGTACGACTAGAAACTAGTAGTGTGTATGTACGACTAGCAACTAGCAGTGTGCACGTACGACTAGGAACTAGTAGTGTACAAGTACGACTAGAAACTAGTAGTGTGTATGTACGACTAGCAACTAGCAGTGTGCACGTACGACTAGGAACTAGTAGTGTGTATGTACGACTAGAAACTAGTAGTGTGTATGTACGACTAGCAACTAGCAGTGTGCACGTACGACTAGGAACTAGTAGTGTGCACGTACGACTAGGAACTAGTAGTGTGTATGTACGACTAGAAACTAGTAGTGTACAAGTACGACTAGGAACTAGTAGTGTGTACGTACGACTAGGAACTAGTAGTGTACAAGTACGACTAGAAACTAGTAGTGTGCACGTACGACTAGGAACTAGTAGTGTACAAGTACGACTAGAAACTAGTAGTGTGTATGTACGACTAGCAACTAGCAGTGTGCACGTACGACTAGGAACTAGTAGTGTGTATGTACGACTAGAAACTAGTAGTGTGTATGTACGACTAGCAACTAGCAGTGTGCACGTACGACTAGGAACTAGTAGTGTGCACGTACGACTAGGAACTAGTAGTGTGTATGTACGACTAGAAACTAGTAGTGTGTATGTACGACTAGCAACTAGCAGTGTGCACGTACGACTAGGAACTAGTAGTGTGTATGTACGACTAGCAACTAGTAGTGTGTATGTACGACTAGAAACTAGTAGTGTGCAAGTACGACTAGAAACTAGTAGTGTGTAAGTACGACTAGAAACTAGTAGTGTGTAAGTACGACTAGAAACTAGTAGTGTGTAAGTACGAGTAGAAACTAGTAGTGCATATGTACGACTAGCAACTAGTAGTGTGTAAGTACGAGATTACCTAGCAGTATGTATGTACGGCTAGCAACTAGTAGTGTGTATGTACGACTAGAAACTAGTAGTGTGTAAGTTCGACTAGAAACTGGTAGTGTGTAAGTACGAGATTACCTAGCAGTATGTATGTACGACTAGCAACTAGTAGTGTGTATGTACGACTAGAAACTAGTAGTGTGTAAGTACGACTAGAAACTAGTAGTGTGTAAGTACGAGATTACCTAGCAGTATGTATGTACGACTAGCAACTATTAGTGTGTAAGTACGACTAGAAACTAGTAGTGTGTAAGTACGACTAGAAACTAGTAGTGTGTAAGTACGACTAGAAACTAGTAGTGTGTAAGTACGACTAGAAACTAGTAGTGTGTAAGTACGACTAGAAACTAGTAGTGTGTAAGTACGACTAGAAACTAGTAGTGTGTAAGTACGACTAGAAACTAGTAGTGTGTAAGTACGACTAGGAACTAGTAGTGTGTAAGTACGACTAGAAACTATTAGTGTGTAAGTACGAGATTAACTAGCAGTATGTATGTACGACTAGCAAATATTAGTGTGTAAGTACGACTAGAAACTAGCAGTATGTAAGTACGAGATTACCTAGCAGTATGTATGTACGACTAGCAACTATTAGTGTGTAAGTACGACTAGAAACTAGTAGTGTGTAAGTACGACTAGAAACTAGTAGTGTGTAAGTACGACTATAAACTAGTAGTGTGTAAGTACGACTAGAAACTAGTAGTGTGTAAGTACGACTAGAAACTAGTAGTGTGTAAGTACGACTAGAAACTAGTAGTGTGTAAGTACGACTAGAAACTATTAGTGTGTAAGTACGAGATTAACTAGCAGTATGTATGTACGACTAGCAACTAGTAGTGTGTATGTACGACTAGCAACTAGTAGTGTGTATGTACGACTAGCAACTAGTAGTGTGTAAGTACGAGATTAACTAGCAGTATGTATGTACGACTAGCAACTAGTAGTGTGTATGTACGACTAGCAACTAGTAGTGTGTATGTACGACTAGAAACTAGTAGTGTGTAAGTACGACTAGAAACTAGTAGTGTGTAAGTACGACTAGAAACTAGTAGTGTGTAAGTACGAGATTAACTAGCAGTATGTATGTACGACTAGCAACTAGTAGTGTGTATGTACGACTAGCAACTAGTAGTGTGTATGTACGACTAGAAACTAGTAGTGTGTAAGTACGAGATTAACTAGCAGTATGTATGTACGACTAGCAACTAGTAGTGTGTATGTACGACTAGCAACTAGTAGTGTGTATGTACGACTAGCAACTAGTAGTGTGTAAGTACGACTAGAAACTAGTAGTGTGTAAGTACGACTAGAAACTAGTAGTGTGTAAGTACGAGATTAACTAGCAGTATGTATGTACGACTAGCAACTAGTAGTGTGTATGTACGACTAGCAACTAGTAGTGTGTATGTACGACTAGCAACTAGTAGTGTGTAAGTACGACTAGAAACTAGTAGTGTGTAAGTACGAGATTAACTAGCAGTATGTATGTACGACTAGCAACTAGTAGTGTGTATGTACGACTAGCAACTAGTAGTGTGTAAGTACGACTAGAAACTAGTAGTGTGTAAGTACGACTAGAAACTAGTAGTGTGTAAGTACGAGATTAACTAGCAGTATGTATGTACGACTAGCAACTAGTAGTGTGTATGTACGACTAGCAACTAGTAGTGTGTATGTACGACTAGCAACTAGTAGTGTGTAAGTACGAGATTAACTAGCAGTATGTATGTACGACTAGCAACTAGTAGTGTATAAGTACGACTAGCAACTAGTAGTGTGTATGTACGACTAGCAACTAGTAGTGTGTAAGTACGACTAGAAAACTAGTAGTGTGTAAGTACGACTAGAAACTAGTAGTGTGTAAGTACGAGATTAACTAGCAGTATGTATGTACGACTAGCAACTAGTAGTGTGTATGTACGACTAGCAACTAGTAGTGTGTATGTACGACTAGCAACTAGTAGTGTGTAAGTACGAGATTAACTAGCAGTATGTATGTACGACTAGCAACTAATAGTGTGTATGTACGACTAGCAACTAGTAGTGTGTATGTACGACTAGAAACTAGTAGTGTGTAAGTACGAGATTAACTAGCAGTATGTATGTACGACTAGCAACTAGTAGTGTGTATGTACGAATAGCAACTAGTAGTGTGTATGTACGACTAGCAACTAGTAGTGTGTAAGTACGACTAGCAACTAGTAGTGTGTATGTACGACTAGCAACTAGCAGTGTGTATGTACGACTAGCAACTAGCAGTGTGCACGTACGACTAGGAACTAGTAGTGTGCACGTACGACTAGGAACTAGTAGTGTGTATGTACGACTAGAAACTAGTAGTGTGTATGTACGACTAGCAACTAGCAGTGTGCACGTACGACTAGGAACTAGTAGTGTGTATGTACGACTAGCAACTAGTAGTGTGTATGTACGACTAGAAACTAGTAGTGTGCAAGTACGACTAGAAACTAGTAGTGTGTAAGTACGACTAGAAACTAGTAGTGTGTAAGTACGAGTAGAAACTAGTAGTGCATATGTACGACTAGCAACTAGTAGTGTGTAAGTACGAGATTACCTAGCAGTATGTATGTACGGCTAGCAACTAGTAGTGTGTATGTACGACTAGAAACTAGTAGTGTGTAAGTTCGACTAGAAACTAGTAGTGTGTAAGTACGAGATTACCTAGCAGTATGTATGTACGACTAGCAACTAGTAGTGTGTATGTACGACTAGAAACTAGTAGTGTGTAAGTACGACTAGAAACTAGTAGTGTGTAAGTACGAGATTACCTAGCAGTATGTATGTACGACTAGCAACTATTAGTGTGTAAGTACGACTAGAAACTAGTAGTGTGTAAGTACGACTAGAAACTAGTAGTGTGTAAGTACGACTAGAAACTAGTAGTGTGTAAGTACGACTAGAAACTAGTAGTGTGTAAGTACGACTAGGAACTAGTAGTGTGTAAGTACGACTAGAAACTATTAGTGTGTAAGTACGAGATTAACTAGCAGTATGTATGTACGACTAGCAAATATTAGTGTGTAAGTACGACTAGAAACTAGCAGTATGTAAGTACGAGATTACCTAGCAGTATGTATGTACGACTAACAAACTATTAGTGTGTAAGTACGACTAGAAACTAGTAGTGTGTAAGTACGACTATAAACTAGTAGTGTGTAAGTACGACTAGAAACTAGTAGTGTGTAAGTACGACTAGAAACTAGTAGTGTGTAAGTACGACTAGAAACTAGTAGTGTGTAAGTACGACTAGAAACTATTAGTGTGTAAGTACGAGATTAACTAGCAGTATGTATGTACGACTAGCAACTAGTAGTGTGTATGTACGACTAGCAACTAGTAGTGTGTATGTACGACTAGCAACTAGTAGTGTGTAAGTACGAGATTAACTAGCAGTATGTATGTACGACTAGCAACTAGTAGTGTGTATGTACGACTAGCAACTAGTAGTGTGTATGTACGACTAGAAACTAGTAGTGTGTAAGTACGACTAGAAACTAGTAGTGTGTAAGTACGACTAGAAACTAGTAGTGTGTAAGTACGAGATTAACTAGCAGTATGTATGTACGACTAGCAACTAGTAGTGTGTATGTACGACTAGCAACTAGTAGTGTGTATGTACGACTAGAAACTAGTAGTGTGTAAGTACGAGATTAACTAGCAGTATGTATGTACGACTAGCAACTAGTAGTGTGTATGTACGACTAGCAACTAGTAGTGTGTATGTACGACTAGCAACTAGTAGTGTGTAAGTACGACTAGAAACTAGTAGTGTGTAAGTACGACTAGAAACTAGTAGTGTGTAAGTACGAGATTAACTAGCAGTATGTATGTACGACTAGCAACTAGTAGTGTGTATGTACGACTAGCAACTAGTAGTGTGTAAGTACGACTAGAAACTAGTAGTGTGTAAGTACGACTAGAAAACTAGTAGTGTGTAAGTACGAGATTAACTAGCAGTATGTATGTACGACTAGCAACTAGTAGTGTGTATGTACGACTAGCAACTAGTAGTGTGTAAGTACGACTAGAAACTAGTAGTGTGTAAGTACGACTAGAAACTAGTAGTGTGTAAGTACGAGATTAACTAGCAGTATGTATGTACGACTAGCAACTAGTAGTGTGTATGTACGACTAGCAACTAGTAGTGTGTATGTACGACTAGCAACTAGTAGTGTGTAAGTACGAGATTAACTAGCAGTATGTATGTACGACTAGCAACTAGTAGTGTATAAGTACGACTAGCAACTAGTAGTGTGTAAGTACGACTAGAAACTAGTAGTGTGTAAGTACGACTAGAAACTAGTAGTGTGTAAGTACGAGATTAACTAGCAGTATGTATGTACGACTAGCAACTAGTAGTGTGTATGTACGACTAGCAACTAGTAGTGTGTATGTACGACTAGCAACTAGTAGTGTGTAAGTACGAGATTAACTAGCAGTATGTATGTACGACTAGCAACTAATAGTGTGTATGTACGACTAGCAACTAGTAGTGTGTATGTACGACTAGAAACTAGTAGTGTGTAAGTACGAGATTAACTAGCAGTATGTATGTACGACTAGCAAATAGTAGTGTGTATGTACGAATAGCAACTAGTAGTGTGTAAGTACGACTAGCAATAGTAGTGCTGTAAGTACGACTAGCAACTAGTAGTGTGTATGTACGAATAGCAACTAGTAGTGTGTATGTACGACTAGCAACTAGTAGTGTGTAAGTACGACTAGCAACTAGTAGTGTGTATGTACGACTAGCAACTAGTAGTGTGTAAGTACGACTAGAAACTAGTAGTGTGTAAGTACGACTAGAAACTAGTAGTGTGTAAGTACGAGATTAACTAGCAGTATGTATGTACGACTAGCAACTAGTAGTGTGTATGTACGACTAGCAACTAGTAGTGTGTATGTACGACTAGCAACTAGTAGTGTGTAAGTACGAGATTAACTAGCAGTATGTATGTACGACTAGCAACTAGTAGTGTGTATGTACGACTAGCAACTAGTAGTGTGTATGTACGACTAGCAACTAGTAGTGTGTATGTACGACTAGCAACTAGTAGTGTGTATGTACGACTAGCAACTAGTAGTGTGTAAGTACGAGATTAACTAGCAGTATGTATGTACGACTAGCAACTAGTAATTTGTATGTACGACTAGCAACCAGTAGTGTGTATGTACGACTAGCAACTAGTAGTGTGTAAGTACGACTAGAAACTAGTAGTGTGTAAGTACGACTAGAAACTAGTAGTGTGTAAGTACGAGTAGTAACTAGCAGTATGCATGTACAACTAACAACTAGTAGTGTGTAAGTACCAGCAGTAACTTGCAGTATGTATATACGACTAGCAACTAGTAGTGTGCAAGTACGACTAGAAACCAGTAGTGTGTAGGTACGACTAGAAAACTAGTAGTGTGTAAGTAGGAGTAGTAACTAGCAGTATGCATGTACAACTAACAACTAGTAGTGTTTAAGTACCAGTAGTAACTAGCAGTATGTATGTACGACTAGGAACTAGCAGTGTGCAAGTACGAGTAGTAACTAGCAGTATGTATGTACGACTAGAAACTAGTAGTGTACAAGTACGACTAGAAAACTAGTAGTGTGTAAGTACGAGTAGTAAATAGCAGCATGTATGTACGACTAGCAACTAGTAGTGGGTATCTATGATTAGAAACTTCTGTATATACTGGAACAAAATAattcttgtattgtaattttattagtatGTATTTAGCGTAATAAAACGATATATTTGAGACCAcgcataaaaaataaactttatccTATATAAGATTAGTGTCATTggcacattttaataatttttttacatattgaaaagtattatattttaaatacaaatttatatttcatttatttgtaatagcataaataaaaattaattcaagaaacatttattttacttacttaccACTAAATTGTTGCACGTTATCACTCTTCAGTTTAAAAACAAAGAGTTTCAGAACACGTAGCGACTGTCGCTGCAGGCCGAGATAGGCTGAGACAGACGTCGAATATAAATCTGCTCCTTTCATTCTTTTGTCTTCCATCCATTTATAAAGTCGACAGTTTTTCCTATACTTGAAATTAATGTTGCACTGCTATTTCATAGCCACCTATCTCAGGAGTACTGTTAGAGAAATATTATCAATAGCATTTTATTGCTGTACATATTCCAGcaatttggaaataattaagtGAGCGAAATAGACTTGTTTATTGccttgaaacataattttaatataaaaagaatttttttattcttctgcgtttaatttatttcaaaagcgcTTTTGCCGATTAAGGCGTCATCAGTtagttattgtttacagaaaacacatatgtataaaatagaaaaaaaaacacatgatataatagaaataagtttaaaaataattgtaaagaccaaaaactaataaattgtaaaataattatgtaaagaaaatatggtttgcaattcataattttggaatggatttcttctCTAACTAATGGTAGAAAAATGTCACTGAAAAATTACAGAAGATTGggaaattatcttttaaaaccgTCATACaagcactttcaattttatttctttttgtccAGAAAGATTCTTTAACACATTGAGTGCGGCGCGCGGGAGTTCCCGCGCTACAGCCAGGCGCCGCCGTGCTGCGCGCCGGAGTTCCCGCGCTTTTGCACCCTTGATTGTTTACAACTCAGTCTGTGGTTAGCATTGCTTGTAGTTTGTTTCGCGGCCGCAGCACTGTGTATCGGCTATAACCTCACTTTTGTGCAGTTTCAGTTTCCTAGTAGCGCCTTTCGTTTAGTTTTGATCGTGTGCTTCGTAATTTACTTAGTTTGGGGTGTTTGTTCTTagttaataacacattttatttattgtgttagggttttaaatttttaataaatggctGCTTCGACCTCTAGACAAAATAATGACACTGCTAACTCTAGTGACAGTGAATCAGACATAAGTGAGGACAGCGACTATGACCTGAGTGGAGATGAAAGTGACAATTTGGATGAAGATAATGACCATTTCAACCCTTCGTGGTCTCCCTTTACACAAGGACTTCGCCGTATACCATTTACAGCAGAAAATAGGTTCAAAGTACCAGTACCTGGTAACAACAAGCCAATAGATTGGTTTACTCTggtacttgatgatattttcctagAGAATATTGTTCGAGAATCGAACATATATGCATTTGAAGTGTATGGTAAGCCAAATCTTGGAGAACACTCAAGAATAAACAAATGGCAAGATTTTACTGTTACAGAATTAAAGGTATTTATAGGTTTACTACTGCATATGGGAACCATCAGATTAAACCGTTACCAGGACTACTGGAAGACATCCagattatttgatattaaatgtttcagaGATCAAATGAGCAGAGATAGATTTTTGCTCATTCTTAGATGTCTGCATTTCTCAAGAAATGTAGAAGGAGAGGGCAAAGATGacagattgaaaaaaaattagCATGTTGGTTAgctatttcaatcaaaaaatgGACGATTTATATTATCCATGCAGGGAACTTTCCCTTGATGAGGGTATGGTGCTGTGGAGAGGGCGTTTGCTCTTTCGACAGTATATCAAGGGGAAGCGCCACAAATATGGCGTAAAGTTATACTCCCTTTGTGAGCCTCAGGGCCTTTTGATTAGGTTTGCAGTGTATTCTGGTGGTGAAGGTGAGTTAGGGGGCAAAGGCCacgcctctaaggtggttatgcaCCTAATGAGAGGGAAACTTGGTGTAGGCCATTCCTTATATATGGATAACTACTATAATAGTGTTGCTCTTGCCTCCAAGTTGTTAgcaaataaaacatactgtactGGCACCCTCAGACTCGACAGGAAGCATGTTCCAGCTGACGTCAAGACAGCTAAGCTGCAGGTGGGGGAGACAATACAAAGATACGCTGAAGGAGTCATGGTGGCCAAATGGAGGGACAAGCGGATAGTGTCATATCTATCTACTGAACATGAAAACAACATTGTGCTAATATCTAATCGACGTAATGTGCAACGAGAAAAGCCCATGGCTATTGTCCAGTACAATGCCAACATGAAGGGGGTAGATAGGAGTGACCAAATGCTCGCCTACTACCCCAGTGACCATAAATCTGTACGTTGGTACAAGAAGATTTTCATACATCTTCTACAAATGATAATGGTAAATGCCCACAAGTTGTACAATGTTGCAAATGACACCAATACTATGCAACTGTATGATTTTCGCTTACAGGTTATTGATGCTCTGTTACCTCCCAAACAACAAGCTCCTCCAGTGCGGCCTCCACGCAACCCGCTGCACGTTCTTTCAAAGACCACTGCGCTTGACAAGAAAGGACGACTTCTAGGAAAAAGATGCCGTCAGTGTCTAAAGGAAGGAAGGCGCAAAGAAACTGTGTACATGTGTGCGCAATGCCCTGGTGAACCGCCACTGTGTGCGTTGGGTTGCTACGACAAGTACCATGCGCAGCTTCAAGAATAAGTGTCAAAAGTGGATGTTGggtgattttgtaaata
This genomic stretch from Homalodisca vitripennis isolate AUS2020 chromosome 6, UT_GWSS_2.1, whole genome shotgun sequence harbors:
- the LOC124365133 gene encoding piggyBac transposable element-derived protein 4-like codes for the protein MDDLYYPCRELSLDEGMVLWRGRLLFRQYIKGKRHKYGVKLYSLCEPQGLLIRFAVYSGGEGELGGKGHASKVVMHLMRGKLGVGHSLYMDNYYNSVALASKLLANKTYCTGTLRLDRKHVPADVKTAKLQVGETIQRYAEGVMVAKWRDKRIVSYLSTEHENNIVLISNRRNVQREKPMAIVQYNANMKGVDRSDQMLAYYPSDHKSVRWYKKIFIHLLQMIMVNAHKLYNVANDTNTMQLYDFRLQVIDALLPPKQQAPPVRPPRNPLHVLSKTTALDKKGRLLGKRCRQCLKEGRRKETVYMCAQCPGEPPLCALGCYDKYHAQLQE